In Solirubrobacterales bacterium, the following are encoded in one genomic region:
- the ftsZ gene encoding cell division protein FtsZ — translation MVESSYLAVIKVVGAGGGGTNAVSRMVDAGLKGVEFIALNTDVQALQACEADIKLSIGHQLTKGLGAGANPEIGGGAAAESRDDIKEALKGADMVFVTAGEGGGTGTGAAPVIAEIAKDEIGALTVGVVTKPFEFEGSRRMQQALDGIDKLRAKCDTLIIVPNEKLLQVVERQTSVSEAFRMADDILRQGVQGITDLITTPGQINLDFADVRAVMSEAGSAMMGVGSASGESRATEAAKAAVSSPLMEESIDGATGMLLNFTGSEDLNLFEVHEAADIVVTNADKGANIIFGTVIDPTMADEVRVTVIATGFEGFETLARRPIQVRDRARRRGVSGLGDRERRELQVSEDEIDVPSFLRGR, via the coding sequence ATGGTCGAGTCCTCGTACCTCGCAGTGATCAAGGTCGTCGGCGCCGGCGGCGGTGGCACGAATGCCGTCAGCCGCATGGTGGATGCGGGCCTGAAGGGCGTCGAGTTCATCGCTCTCAACACCGACGTTCAGGCGCTCCAGGCCTGCGAGGCGGACATCAAGCTTTCGATCGGCCACCAGCTCACCAAGGGACTGGGAGCCGGCGCGAACCCGGAGATCGGCGGCGGCGCCGCGGCAGAGAGCCGTGACGACATCAAGGAGGCCCTCAAGGGCGCCGACATGGTGTTTGTGACCGCCGGCGAGGGAGGCGGCACGGGAACCGGGGCGGCCCCGGTGATCGCCGAGATCGCCAAGGACGAGATCGGGGCGCTCACGGTCGGCGTCGTGACGAAGCCGTTCGAGTTCGAAGGCAGCCGCCGGATGCAGCAGGCCCTCGACGGGATCGACAAGCTGCGGGCCAAGTGTGACACCCTGATCATCGTCCCGAACGAAAAGCTCCTCCAGGTGGTGGAGCGCCAGACCTCGGTCAGCGAGGCCTTCCGGATGGCCGACGACATCCTCCGCCAGGGGGTGCAGGGCATCACCGACCTGATCACCACGCCCGGCCAGATCAACCTCGACTTCGCCGACGTGCGCGCGGTGATGTCCGAAGCGGGCTCGGCGATGATGGGAGTCGGCTCCGCCTCCGGCGAGAGCAGGGCCACCGAGGCGGCGAAGGCAGCGGTCTCCTCGCCGTTGATGGAGGAGTCGATCGACGGCGCCACGGGGATGCTCCTCAACTTCACCGGCAGCGAGGACCTCAACCTGTTCGAGGTCCACGAGGCCGCGGACATCGTGGTCACGAACGCCGACAAGGGCGCCAACATCATCTTCGGGACCGTGATCGATCCGACGATGGCCGACGAGGTCAGGGTCACCGTGATCGCCACCGGCTTTGAGGGCTTCGAGACCCTCGCCCGCCGCCCGATCCAGGTGCGCGACCGCGCCCGCCGGCGCG